In Edaphobacter aggregans, the sequence TGGGTGGGGCGTCGATGACGTCGAGGCGGCGGGCGGAGAATTCAATGGGGCCGGAGTAGATGGCGGAGAGATCGAGGGTGTCGCCGGGGGCGAGGGGGTGGGGGAGGGTGACGACGGCTTCGGTGGCCTGGCCGGTGTGGTCGGCGTCGGTGTTGATGGTCTGCTGGACGAACTTGAGGGGTTGAACGCCGGTGGGGGTGGTGAGGGCGAGGTTTTCCCACTGAAGGGTGGAGGAGAGCTGGAGGGCGAGGCGTTCGAGGGGGGCGGAACCGGAGTTGCGGACGGTGAAACGGGCGTGTACTGCCAGGTGGGAGCTGGCGGGGGTGATGTGCACGTCGAGGTCGTAGGCGGTGAAGGTGAGGGAGTTGCGCTCGGCGTCGGGGATTTTGATGGTCTCTTGCGACGCGGGCGCGGGCTTGGCTGCGGGCTGGGGCTGTTCGGTGTCCTGGTTGCGGTTGAAGAGGACCGTTCCTTGAGGCGGTGGTGCGGGCGCAGGTGTGGGCTGCTGGTCTTGTGGGGTCTGTGCGGATGCAGTTGCGGCGAAGAGGCAGAGAGCGAGGAGGGTTCGGGTCAAGTAGGGGAGCCTTATTTGTGTTGGACGAGTCTTGGGAGAAGAAAGGCATACCTCAGGGGCTAAAGCCCCTTTTTGCCGGGGCGTAGAGAGACCCAAGGCTAAAGCCGCATTGTCTATGGAGCACTTGCGACGCGGCTGAAGCGGTGCCCTTAAGCAAGACAAGGGCAATTCAATATCTTCGCGAGTCGTGGGGTTATTTATAAGCATTCACGGCGATCTCTTGGTTCATCAGACGCTGCCGAGGCCTTTGCGTTTCTTTGGCTTGGGTGGGGCGATGGGTTCGGGGGGCTGGCGGCGTTGGCGCATGGCCTCGTACATGACGATGGCTCCGGCGACGGAGACGTTGAGGGAGGAGACCTGGCCGGCCATGGGGATGCGGAGGAGATGGTCGCAGGTCTTTTTGACGAGGTCGTGGAGGCCGGCTCCTTCGCGGCCGAGGACCAGGACGCAGTTGGTGCGGAAGTCGAAGTCCATGTAGTCGGGGGTGCCGCGCTCGTCGAGGCCGAGGACCCAGACGTTGTTCTGCTTGAGCTGCTCGAGGGAGCGAACGAGGTTAGTGACGCGGGCGACGCGGACGTGTTCGGAGGCTCCGGCGGAGGTTTTGGCTACGGTTCCGGTGATGGGGGCAGAGCGGCGCTCGGGGAGGATGACGCCGTCGACACCGGCTCCGTCGGCGGTGCGGAGGAGGGCGCCGAGGTTGTGTGGGTCTTCGACGCCGTCGAGGGCGAGGAAGAAGCTGTGCTGGCCGTCGGGTTTAGGGGCGAGGAGGTCTTCGATGGTGAGGAACTGGCGCTCGCGGACGACGGCGAGGACGCCTTGGTGGGCGTCGGTGCGGGCGAGGCGGGTGAGCTGGTCGCGGGGCTCGATGGAGACGCGGATTTTGGCGGCTCGGCAGAGCTCGATGAGGCGTTCGAGGCGGTCGTCACGGCGCTCGCGGGCTACGCTGACGTGATCGAGCTGGCGGGCACCGGAGCGGATGGCCTCCTCAACTGGGTGGAGGCCGTAGAGAACTTCCATGGTTCAAGTTTACCTGCTCGGAAGTAGGGAATAGGGGGTGGGGAGTAGAGGCGGTGCAAACGCGACGGCTCTATCGAATTTGTTGTGGACTGTGTGTGTTGGAGAAAGATTGATCAGACGCATGAAAAGACTCGCGTAGATGGGTGGCGGGTCGTAGAATTGGGCCAACCATAAAACAGCTGTTTGGAAGTGTGCGTTCTGGATGATTTAGGCTAGGCGCTCGGCTTTGCGGCTGCGATTTGGGAGTGGTTGTGTCGCAGATTATGGATGATTCCAGTCGAGACCGAGACTTTTCCATGCAAATGAGCGTCAATAAGGATATGTCCGGTATGGCCATTTCGCTGGCGGGTTCGCTTGCTCATCAAGAGAGCGAAAATGTGGTCATCGCGCAGGGGTTGAAGAGGCAGGATCCGGAGCTTCTTGACCATCTGATCGAGGTGTACCAGCACAGGCTGATGCGCTACCTGCTGTTTTTGACGGGTAAGCGTGAGGTGGCCGAGGACCTGTTCCAGGAGACATGGATGCGGGTACTGCTGCGAGGCGCGCAGTACAACGGCAAGGCTCGGTTCGATACGTGGTTGTACACGATTGCGCGAAATCTGGTGATCGATCTGTCGCGGAAGCGCACCATGGCCAGCCTGGATGAGATGAGCGAGGGTGGGGAGGACGACCGGCCATTTGAGATTCCAACGACAGGGCCTTCTCCGCTGGAGCAGTTTCAGTCGCGCGAGAACAGCGCCGAGGTGGGTGAGGTGCTGCTGCGGCTGGAGCCGACGTATCGCGAGGTTTTGGTGTTGCGGTTTTATGAAGAGCTGTCGCTGGAGGAGATTGCCGGGATGACGAAGGCGCCTCTTTCGACGGTGAAGTCACGGTTGTATCGCGGTCTTGCTGCTTTGAAGCCTGAGATGGAGCAGATTCGCGCATCGCGTCCTGTGGGGGAGGCGGCTGTATGAATGATGCCCGCGACAAGAAGTTTCCGGAAGTAGATACGGGTCTGTTTATGCGAGGGGAACTGCCGGGGATGGACTCGGCGGCGCGGTCGTCGATTGTGAACCGGACGCATCGGGTGGTTCGGGAGCGGGCGACGAAGATGGCGGCACGGCGGAATCGCGCGCGCAGCTTGTGGGTGCCGATGGCGGTCTGCTCGGCGCTGGTGGTGATGATCTGCACGGCGGGGTGGAGCGTTCTGGACGAGTATGATGCCGCGCCGACGGGTGTGCCGGACTCGAGCGATCAGTTTCTGGTTCTTGCACTTTGGTTTTTCCCGGTTTCAATGGCGCTGCTGGCGATGGTATGGTTCCGTCGTACTCGTAATCGCTCCGGCAGAGAGGCTATGTAATGACGATCACGTGGAAGCCGAAGACA encodes:
- the rlmB gene encoding 23S rRNA (guanosine(2251)-2'-O)-methyltransferase RlmB, which encodes MEVLYGLHPVEEAIRSGARQLDHVSVARERRDDRLERLIELCRAAKIRVSIEPRDQLTRLARTDAHQGVLAVVRERQFLTIEDLLAPKPDGQHSFFLALDGVEDPHNLGALLRTADGAGVDGVILPERRSAPITGTVAKTSAGASEHVRVARVTNLVRSLEQLKQNNVWVLGLDERGTPDYMDFDFRTNCVLVLGREGAGLHDLVKKTCDHLLRIPMAGQVSSLNVSVAGAIVMYEAMRQRRQPPEPIAPPKPKKRKGLGSV
- a CDS encoding RNA polymerase sigma factor codes for the protein MSGMAISLAGSLAHQESENVVIAQGLKRQDPELLDHLIEVYQHRLMRYLLFLTGKREVAEDLFQETWMRVLLRGAQYNGKARFDTWLYTIARNLVIDLSRKRTMASLDEMSEGGEDDRPFEIPTTGPSPLEQFQSRENSAEVGEVLLRLEPTYREVLVLRFYEELSLEEIAGMTKAPLSTVKSRLYRGLAALKPEMEQIRASRPVGEAAV